From a single Eleginops maclovinus isolate JMC-PN-2008 ecotype Puerto Natales chromosome 20, JC_Emac_rtc_rv5, whole genome shotgun sequence genomic region:
- the gpr84 gene encoding G-protein coupled receptor 84, whose protein sequence is MLMNYTNQTEEDLFSCYSPSVVGYRYFPVLWGCAVTITGTVGNLMTILAFALDPRLRTRFNVLIVNLAVADLLYCTILQPISVDSYLHLRWRSGQLWCSIFGLLLFLSNSVSIITLCLVAVSRYLLVAKRALFERVFSSRGLILLLISTWALGLASFGPLWPVYVFVPQVCTCSFHRTRGRPYSTILLFFYFFIGLGFVGAFYLLIYRRVRIASQALLRYRFSRRSSRKKPASSAQGTDDSGVESGMAKTCSCEMSSQTDLTQNTDEITCEKPTKSTQLSATALDPSATKHPYDAVQTSPSTKPAPNNAPASSNPATSGDADEFKRVTRMCFTVFLCFVFCFVPFLLLNIADKQNHAPQVLHMFCANLTWLNSCINPVLYAVMNRQFRQAYHVLLTRAASPFTCLWTWRSTLGF, encoded by the coding sequence ATGCTGATGAACTACACAAACCAAACAGAGGAGGACCTCTTCTCCTGCTACAGTCCTTCAGTCGTAGGCTACCGGTACTTTCCCGTGCTGTGGGGATGTGCGGTGACCATCACTGGTACGGTGGGTAACCTGATGACCATTCTGGCCTTTGCTTTGGACCCACGTCTGAGGACTCGCTTCAACGTGCTCATCGTAAACCTGGCTGTTGCTGATCTCCTATACTGCACCATACTGCAGCCCATATCAGTCGACTCCTATCTACACCTCAGATGGCGCAGTGGTCAGCTCTGGTGCAGCATCTTCggcctgctcctcttcctctccaacTCTGTCTCCATTATCACCCTCTGCCTAGTTGCTGTGAGCCGATATCTTCTGGTGGCAAAAAGGGCTTTGTTTGAGCGTGTCTTCTCTAGCCGCGGTCTTATTTTACTACTGATCTCAACGTGGGCACTGGGTTTGGCCAGTTTCGGCCCACTCTGGCCTGTTTACGTATTTGTGCCCCAGGTGTGCACATGCAGTTTCCATCGCACCAGGGGTCGTCCTTACAGCACCATCCtgctctttttttactttttcattggGCTGGGCTTTGTTGGTGCTTTCTACCTCCTTATTTACAGACGTGTTAGGATTGCGTCTCAAGCTTTACTTCGCTACAGATTCAGCCGCAGATCCTCCAGAAAGAAACCAGCTTCTTCAGCACAAGGGACCGATGACAGTGGTGTAGAGAGTGGAATGGCAAAGACATGTAGCTGTGAGATGAGCAGCCAGACAGATCTAACTCAAAATACAGATGAGATCACCTGTGAAAAACCCACCAAATCTACCCAATTGTCGGCTACAGCCCTAGATCCATCAGCTACTAAGCATCCATATGATGCTGTCCAAACATCACCTTCAACCAAACCTGCTCCCAACAATGCACCTGCATCCTCCAACCCAGCAACTTCAGGAGATGCTGATGAATTTAAGCGTGTGACACGCATGTGCttcactgtttttttgtgtttcgtGTTCTGTTTTGTCCCCTTCCTGTTGCTCAACATAGCTGACAAACAGAACCACGCCCCACAGGTACTGCATATGTTCTGTGCAAACCTGACCTGGCTCAATAGCTGTATCAACCCCGTGCTTTATGCTGTCATGAACAGACAGTTTCGACAGGCCTACCATGTGCTGCTCACCAGGGCTGCTTCACCATTCACCTGCCTCTGGACCTGGAGGTCAACGCTGGGATTTTAA